The genomic window CGCCCTCGAGGCGACCGAACGCGATCCGCGGCAGCTACGGAGTGGCGCCGCGGGAGCTATCCCGCGAGCGCCTCGCAGACGGCGTCGGTGATCGCGACGGAGGTGGCCGTTCCGCCGAGGTCGCCGGGGAGCAGCCCGGGATCCCGGATCACCTTGCCGACCGCGCGGTCGATCCGGGCGCCGGCGTCGATCAGTGCGTTGTCGCGGTGGCGCTCGCCGAGCCACGTCAGCATCAGCCCGCCGGAGAGGATGGTGCCGATGGGGTTGGCGATGCCCCGTCCCGCGATGTCCGGCGCCGAGCCGTGTGCGGCCTGGAAGAAGCCGTTGTCGTCGCCCACCTCCGCCGTCGGCGACATGCCCATCCCGCCGACCGTCGCCGCGCCGAGGTCGGAGATGATGTCACCGAACATGTTCTCCGTGACGATGACGTCGTAGAAGTCCGGCCGCTTCACGAGATGGACCGTCATCGCGTCGATCAGCGCGAAGTCGAGCTCGACGTCCGGGTAGTCCTCGGCGACCTCGCGGGCGACGCGGCGGAAGAAGGCGTAGCTGCGCAGGACGTTGGCCTTGTCGCAGCAGGTCACGCGCTTCCTGCCGTCGCGCGGGGCGCCATTGCGCGACCGCGCCAGCTCGAACGCCTTGCGCACGATCCGCTCGGTCCCCTTGCGGGTGATGATCGAGGTGTCGGACGCGATCTCGCCGCGCACCACGTTGCCGCCGCCGCGCGCCGCGTAGAACCCTTCGGTGTTCTCGCGCAGGATGACGTAGTCGATCTCGCCGGGCTCGAAGTGCCGCAGCGCGGACGTGACGCCCGGATGCAGCTTGATCGGCCGGATGTTGGCATAGAGGTCGAGCCGGAAGCGGAGCTGCAGGCCGAAGTCGAGGCCCGGCTCGGTCCCGTCCGGCGCGGTGACCTCCGGCAGGCCCGCCGCACCGTGGAAGATCGCGTCGGCGTCGCGGCATGCGTTGAAGGTCTCCTC from Acuticoccus sediminis includes these protein-coding regions:
- a CDS encoding isocitrate/isopropylmalate dehydrogenase family protein translates to MNEMTPKTRYEIAVVHGDGIGPEVCEAGLRAIKAALPDEGKLAFREYPAGARLWQETGVSFPEETFNACRDADAIFHGAAGLPEVTAPDGTEPGLDFGLQLRFRLDLYANIRPIKLHPGVTSALRHFEPGEIDYVILRENTEGFYAARGGGNVVRGEIASDTSIITRKGTERIVRKAFELARSRNGAPRDGRKRVTCCDKANVLRSYAFFRRVAREVAEDYPDVELDFALIDAMTVHLVKRPDFYDVIVTENMFGDIISDLGAATVGGMGMSPTAEVGDDNGFFQAAHGSAPDIAGRGIANPIGTILSGGLMLTWLGERHRDNALIDAGARIDRAVGKVIRDPGLLPGDLGGTATSVAITDAVCEALAG